The Ornithodoros turicata isolate Travis chromosome 9, ASM3712646v1, whole genome shotgun sequence genome includes a region encoding these proteins:
- the LOC135368073 gene encoding uncharacterized protein LOC135368073 — protein sequence MVTCHLCPPADRQHYTTALGLQVHLANVHNLATPCIPFCETLCTLRNYTNRYELHLHDRDDDGQDVSTFFHENGRYLAGVLRHFGFPLRFYVLLKAELGRHTPEDEIIFVTQFIPSSVHTLWSERDVERAVIEVGTEVTNNLEKLEMQGSGFFLFRIHACILHVGRLAPQLIGCTDFELPNELKKKCRCLLNVDLHEDSEQNMCFAFCVLAGLHPAKGSYRRRASSYRSYLSQYVFPETFPVVFPKDVEMFEKQNDVSINVYGYDKDEKYVYPIKVVDDQCKKHVDLLLIDFHFVLITNFNALFTPPGYFHCKRCTMGFTTPGVLADHLLMCKQQKVSKTIFPKKGETLSFAGEHLMSEVPFYCVYDFESVLSPCSGGGNVYEEHIPSSFCLLVIRSCDSYVLKKHIYRGADCVSVFMELLRNLHDELYAMLHETVPLQMTPGDELEHSEATHCNICKEPFTKKQKVRDHDHVSGEFRQSLCQGCNLKLRIPRKVPIIAHNANYDLGFIVAHLHLLRKTDIRVIASSCQKFKAIDIGVFRFIDSLSFLNASLDTLTKNLCDKGESNFRCLRQFFAEEDYFRLVVRKGVFCYNYVTSFERYDEPCLPSRDQFFNQLNGSEVSEEDYRHAQNVFEKFQLKSLGEYSDLYLLTDALLLADVFQNFRIWALETHKIEPLHFVSLPGLSMSCALKMSRINLDLIHDPDAYLLIERGLRGGMTQCSTRMATANVPGTDQYDPEKPKTIIHYMDINGLYGTVMREPLPFGDFEWLSPEEVAGLDVTLVADYADVGYFLEVDLAYVQELHERHKDLPLAPEKMSVPYELLSDYQKDLMKKFNLPQHDIEPKLLLTLLDKKKYFLHYRSLKLYLQLGLRLEKIHRVLRFKQKPFLRSYVDFHHELRKQATNTFERNLYKSLINSVYGKTCMNVRKFVDCRLATSEEQVLRFLRKPNLKQFRALSSNVVLFQFAQSIVRMRQPLYLGFTILELSKVMMYDFYYNNLLRVAPDTRLLYMDTDSYIVMLSDEKALAELADTHLDTSGHSCDDSMYSTKNKMVLGKFKNEMPHDHILGFCCLKPKLYALDLHSKRRYNRAKGVKQCEAQKLHYSMYIDSLKLGEVYKVCQNLIVRKENINKSVCVTKVALNPLDTKRFICEDGIHTLPFGYASNGKM from the coding sequence atggtgacatgccacctttgtcctccggccgatcggcagcactacacaacagcgctgggacttcaagttcatctggctaacgttcataaccttgcaacaccctgtatcccattttgtgagacactctgtacgctccgcaactataccaaccgctatgagcttcatctacatgacagagacgacgacgggcaggatgtcagcacattctttcatgaaaacggacgctaccttgccggtgtacttcgacatttcggatttccgttacgcttttatgttttgctgaaggcggaactcggtcgacatacgcctgaggatgagatcatatttgtcactcaatttattccttcgagtgtgcatacgctgtggtcggaacgagacgtagaacgtgctgtcattgaagtaggcactgaagtcaccaacaatttagaaaagcttgaaatgcaagggtcgggatttttcttatttcgaattcacgcctgcattcttcatgtcggtcgtctcgcaccacagctcattggttgtaccgactttgaattgccaaacgaattgaaaaaaaagtgtcggtgtcttctgaatgtcgaccttcacgaggatagtgaacagaacatgtgtttcgcattttgcgtacttgccggtctacatcctgcaaagggttcttacagacgcagagcttcatcctacaggtcatacctgtctcaatatgtatttccagagacgtttcctgtagtgttcccgaaagatgtagaaatgtttgagaagcagaacgatgtgagcattaacgtgtacggttatgacaaagatgaaaaatatgtttacccgattaaggttgttgacgaccagtgcaagaagcatgtcgacctactgctgattgacttccattttgtactcattactaatttcaatgctttgttcacaccacctggttattttcactgcaaacggtgtacgatgggtttcaccaccccgggtgtactcgccgatcatctactaatgtgtaaacaacaaaaagtgtccaagactatttttccaaagaaaggtgagacactgtcgtttgccggagagcatttgatgtcggaagttcccttctactgtgtatacgactttgagagtgtactatcaccgtgttcgggaggcgggaatgtctacgaggaacacatcccttcatccttctgtctcctcgtcatacgctcgtgcgattcgtatgtcttgaagaaacatatttaccgtggtgcagactgcgtttccgttttcatggaactattgcgtaatttgcatgatgagctgtatgcgatgttgcacgagactgtgcccttgcaaatgaccccaggagacgaactcgaacattctgaagccactcactgtaacatctgtaaagaaccattcactaagaagcagaaagtgcgagaccatgatcacgtaagtggagaatttcgccaatcattgtgtcagggatgtaatctgaaactgcggataccacggaaagtgcccatcattgcacataatgccaATTATGACCTCGGATTCATAGTAGCTCATCTGCACCTGCTTCGGAAGACAGACATCAGAGTGATAGCCTCCAGTTGTCAAAAGTTTAAGGCTATAGACATTGGTGTGTTCCGCTTCATAGACTCGTTAAGCTTCCTCAATGCTAGTCTCGACACACTGACGAAAAATCTATGTGACAAAGGTGAATCTAACTTCAGGTGTCTGCGTCAGTTTTTCGCAGAGGAGGACTACTTCAGGTTGGTTGTACGTAAAGGGGTTTTCTGTTATAACTACGTTACCTCTTTTGAACGTTACGACGAGCCCTGTTTGCCATCACGTGACCAGTTCTTTAACCAACTGAACGGATCAGAAGTGAGCGAGGAAGATTACCGCCATGCGCAAAAtgtgtttgaaaaatttcaactgaagagcctgggcgagtactcggatttgtaccttctgacggacgcattgcttctggcagacgtgtttcaaaacttccgaatatgggcgttggagacgcacaaaattgaaccacttcatttcgtgtcactcccgggactaagcatgtcttgcgcactaaaaatgagccggattaatctggatttaatccacgatcccgatgcctatctgttaattgaACGGGGCCTGCGTGGTGGTATGACCCAGTGTTCAACGCGAATGGCCACTGCAAATGTCCCAGGGACAGATCAGTACGATCCCGAAAAACCAAAGACCATAATTCATTACATGGACATAAATGGACTCTATGGCACAGTGATGCGTGAACCACTCCCATTCGGAGACTTTGAATGGCTGTCACCCGAAGAGGTTGCAGGTTTAGATGTAACCCTTGTTGCAGATTATGCAGACGTTGGTTATTTTTTAGAGGTAGACCTGGCCTACGTACAAGAGCTCCACGAACGACATAAAGATTTACCGCTCGCGCCCGAAAAAATGAGCGTCCCGTATGAGTTGCTTTCGGATTATCAGAAAGACCTGATGAAAAAATTTAACCTGCCACAGCATGATATAGAACCGAAATTACTCCTTACACTGCTTGACAAGAAGAAGTATTTTCTTCATTATCGCAGTCTAAAGTTGTACCTACAGTTGGGTCTTCGGCTCGAGAAAATTCACCGGGTGCTCAGGTTCAAACAAAAACCATTCCTGCGATCCTATGTTGACTTCCATCATGAactacgcaagcaggcaaccaataccttcgaacgtaacctgtacaagagtttaattaactccgtatatgggaaaacatgtatgaatgtACGAAAGTTCGTCGACTGTCGCTTAGCAACTTCCGAGGAGCAAGTGTTGAGATTCTTGCGTAAACCGAACCTCAAACAATTCAGGGCTCTAAGCTCTAACGTAGTCTTGTTTCAGTTCGCTCAATCGATAGTCCGTATGCGACAGCCACTGTACCTGGGGTTCACTATTCTCGAGCTGTCTAAAGTCATGATGTATGACTTTTATTATAACAACTTGCTTCGGGTAGCCCCGGACACAAGGctcttgtatatggacacagattcttatatcgtgatgctgagcgatgagaaggcccttgcggagctcgccgatacccaccttgatacatctggtcattcttgtgatgactcgatgtattctacgaaaaacaagatggtgctaggaaaatttaagaacgaaatgccccacgaccacatcctagggttctgttgcctgaaaccaaagctctatgcactagacctccatagtaaaagacgatacaatcgtgctaagggggtgaaacaatgtgaagcccagaagttgcattattcaatgtacatagactctcttaagcttggtgaagtgtacaaagtttgtcagaacctcattgtgcgcaaggaaaatataaataaaagtgtatgtgttacgaaagtagctttaaatcccctagacacaaagcgtttcatttgtgaggatggtatccacacgttaccctttgggtacgcatccaatggaaagatgtag